One window of the Anolis sagrei isolate rAnoSag1 chromosome 5, rAnoSag1.mat, whole genome shotgun sequence genome contains the following:
- the GOLT1B gene encoding vesicle transport protein GOT1B, with the protein MISLTDTQKIGMGLTGFGVFFLFFGMILFFDKALLAIGNVLFVAGLAFVIGLERTFRFFFQKHKMKATGFFLGGVLIVLIGWPLIGMVLEIYGFFLLFRGFFPVVVGFIRRIPVLGYLLNLPGISSLVDKAGESNNMV; encoded by the exons AAATTGGGATGGGACTGACAGGTTTCGGagtatttttccttttctttgggaTGATCCTATTTTTTGACAAAGCCCTTTTGGCTATTGGAAAT GTTTTATTTGTTGCTGGCCTTGCTTTTGTGATTGGTTTGGAAAGGACATTCAGATTCTTCTTCCAGAAACACAAAATGAAAGCCACGGGCTTCTTTCTGGGTGGTGTACTTATAGTTCTAATTGGTTGGCCCTTAATAGGAATGGTCCTTGAAATTTATGGCTTCTTCCTCTTATTCAG GGGCTTTTTTCCTGTGGTGGTTGGTTTTATCAGAAGAATTCCTGTTCTTGGATATCTCTTGAATTTACCGGGTATAAGCTCT CTTGTAGATAAAGCTGGAGAAAGTAACAACATGGTATAA